The proteins below are encoded in one region of Polynucleobacter sp. AP-Nino-20-G2:
- a CDS encoding ribonucleotide-diphosphate reductase subunit beta, giving the protein MLNWEEEVAPALAKAGLAPQPAVVEPQRAQQPDQVAIAAPQDVAPAPVQAASFAGGAALRVNAADKRVINAKTDVNQLVPFKYKWAWEKYLAGCANHWMPQEINMNRDIALWKDPNGLTEDERRIIKRNLGFFTTADSLAANNIVLGTYRHITAPECRQYLLRQAFEEAIHTHAYQYIVESLGLDQSEIFNAYHEIDSIRAKDEFLIPYIDVLTNPNFKTGTLETDQTLLRSLIVFACVMEGLFFYVGFTQILAMGRQNKMTGAAEQYQYILRDESMHCNFGIDLINQIKLENPQLWTSAFKDEIKAIFEKAVELEYRYAEDTMPRGVLGLNAPMFKGYLRYICNRRCLQIGLDAMFPNEENPFPWMSEMIDLKKERNFFETRVIEYQTGGALSWE; this is encoded by the coding sequence ATGTTGAATTGGGAAGAGGAAGTTGCTCCCGCGCTAGCAAAAGCTGGTCTTGCACCGCAACCAGCAGTAGTTGAGCCACAGCGCGCGCAGCAGCCAGATCAAGTTGCTATTGCAGCGCCTCAAGATGTTGCGCCTGCACCTGTGCAAGCTGCTTCATTCGCGGGCGGCGCAGCTTTGCGCGTCAATGCTGCTGATAAACGCGTCATTAATGCGAAGACTGACGTGAATCAGTTGGTTCCATTTAAATATAAGTGGGCTTGGGAGAAATATTTGGCTGGTTGTGCAAACCATTGGATGCCACAAGAGATCAATATGAATCGCGATATCGCGCTTTGGAAGGATCCCAATGGCTTAACTGAAGATGAGCGTCGCATCATTAAGCGCAATCTCGGCTTTTTCACAACAGCCGATTCTTTAGCGGCAAACAACATTGTTTTGGGTACTTATCGCCACATTACTGCGCCAGAATGCCGTCAATACCTATTGCGCCAAGCGTTTGAGGAGGCGATTCATACTCACGCCTATCAATATATTGTGGAATCCTTGGGTTTAGATCAGAGCGAAATCTTCAATGCGTATCACGAGATTGACTCGATTCGCGCTAAAGATGAGTTCCTTATTCCTTATATTGATGTGCTAACTAACCCCAATTTCAAAACCGGGACATTAGAAACTGACCAAACATTGCTGCGTTCACTCATTGTTTTCGCTTGTGTGATGGAAGGTTTGTTCTTTTATGTTGGTTTTACGCAAATACTTGCAATGGGTCGTCAAAACAAAATGACGGGTGCTGCTGAGCAGTATCAATACATCCTTCGCGATGAGTCTATGCACTGCAATTTTGGCATCGATTTAATTAATCAAATCAAGCTGGAGAACCCGCAGTTATGGACTTCCGCGTTCAAAGATGAGATTAAAGCGATCTTCGAAAAAGCGGTTGAATTAGAGTACCGTTATGCGGAAGATACGATGCCTCGTGGAGTGCTCGGATTGAACGCGCCGATGTTCAAAGGTTACCTAAGATACATCTGTAATCGTAGATGTTTGCAAATAGGACTTGACGCGATGTTCCCAAATGAAGAGAATCCATTCCCATGGATGTCAGAAATGATTGATCTGAAAAAAGAGAGAAACTTTTTTGAGACACGCGTTATTGAGTATCAAACCGGTGGTGCGCTAAGTTGGGAATAG
- a CDS encoding carbohydrate kinase family protein, protein MASLICGSIAYDTIMNFEGKFADQILPEQIHILNVAFLVPTMRREFGGCAGNIAYNLNLLGGDPIIMATVGGDAAPYFDRLKQLQIDATHIRQIEQAFTAQAMITTDQANNQITAFHPGAMGESHLNQVAAVVAERSQNSKGAAKFGIVAPDGRQGMWEHCHQLAEAGIPFVFDPGQGLPMFNGPELLELVDIASYLAVNDYEGEMLSQRTGLSLAKVAERVKALIVTKGAEGADIYFEGKCIAIPPVPAAKVVDPTGCGDAFRGGLLFGLENGMDWETTGRLASLMGSIKITHQGPQNHQMSKDEIAAQFKSAFGFAL, encoded by the coding sequence ATGGCCAGCCTTATCTGCGGATCGATCGCTTACGACACGATCATGAACTTTGAAGGCAAATTTGCCGACCAGATTCTGCCAGAGCAAATTCATATTCTGAATGTTGCCTTCTTGGTTCCGACAATGCGCCGTGAATTTGGTGGTTGCGCAGGCAATATTGCCTACAACTTGAACCTACTTGGTGGCGACCCTATCATCATGGCAACTGTTGGTGGCGATGCCGCCCCGTATTTTGATCGCCTCAAGCAACTTCAAATCGATGCGACTCATATTCGCCAGATTGAACAAGCATTTACCGCTCAAGCCATGATCACCACCGATCAAGCCAACAATCAAATTACCGCCTTTCATCCCGGCGCAATGGGCGAATCTCATCTCAATCAAGTTGCTGCAGTAGTTGCAGAGCGTAGCCAAAACTCAAAGGGCGCCGCAAAATTTGGAATTGTTGCTCCAGACGGGCGTCAAGGTATGTGGGAACACTGCCATCAATTGGCTGAAGCAGGAATTCCATTTGTATTTGATCCAGGCCAAGGTTTGCCGATGTTTAACGGCCCTGAACTCTTAGAGCTAGTCGATATTGCAAGCTACCTGGCGGTAAACGACTATGAAGGGGAAATGCTTTCCCAAAGAACTGGCCTTAGCCTTGCAAAAGTTGCTGAAAGAGTAAAAGCTTTGATCGTCACCAAGGGGGCAGAAGGTGCGGACATTTACTTTGAAGGCAAATGCATTGCGATTCCACCAGTTCCAGCAGCAAAAGTAGTGGATCCAACAGGTTGCGGAGATGCTTTCCGTGGTGGACTGCTATTTGGACTGGAGAATGGCATGGACTGGGAAACCACTGGTCGACTAGCTAGCTTGATGGGTTCGATCAAAATCACACATCAAGGACCACAAAATCACCAAATGAGCAAAGATGAGATTGCCGCTCAATTTAAATCCGCCTTCGGATTTGCCCTCTAA
- a CDS encoding DUF3426 domain-containing protein: MSAANTDSPDLAQKKSLKFILLSAFILLLIIVGEHLSRNSLLPALATRVDGDSHPIAVSAFSALQTVDEKLCRALGCVNRSVSDFSAWKITSVTLSPENAREGLKNASNQSTLQVEIQNRLAIPVLLPNLEISLTDAEESEIKTIQFTPQEWLPQSWQDSHPEFLRQGAPSGEIYRLELPLTLPQNAAGYRVRVFYP, encoded by the coding sequence ATGAGCGCAGCAAATACAGACTCACCTGACTTGGCTCAAAAAAAAAGTCTTAAATTCATTCTTTTAAGCGCTTTTATCTTGCTGCTGATCATCGTGGGCGAGCATCTTTCCAGAAATTCTTTATTGCCCGCACTTGCTACTCGCGTTGACGGAGACTCTCATCCTATTGCAGTAAGCGCTTTTTCCGCTTTACAGACAGTAGATGAAAAATTATGTCGTGCACTAGGATGCGTGAATCGCTCTGTAAGCGATTTTTCCGCTTGGAAAATAACTTCGGTCACTCTATCGCCTGAAAACGCGCGAGAGGGCCTCAAAAACGCTTCAAATCAATCCACACTACAAGTTGAAATACAAAATCGTCTTGCGATACCCGTTTTACTTCCAAATTTAGAAATTTCTCTCACTGATGCTGAAGAATCCGAAATCAAAACGATTCAATTCACGCCGCAAGAATGGCTTCCACAATCTTGGCAAGACTCGCACCCAGAATTTCTGCGTCAAGGGGCGCCTTCTGGTGAGATTTACCGCTTAGAACTTCCGCTTACCCTCCCGCAAAATGCTGCAGGCTACCGTGTCAGAGTTTTTTATCCTTAA
- the accC gene encoding acetyl-CoA carboxylase biotin carboxylase subunit yields MFDKILIANRGEIALRIQRACRELGIKTVVVYSTADKEAKYVKLADEAVCIGPAPSPLSYLNMPAIISAAEVTDAEAIHPGYGFLSENADFAERVEKSGFAFIGPTAASIRLMGDKVSAKRAMIKAGVPCVPGSEGALPDNPKEIIATAKRVGYPVIIKAAGGGGGRGMRVVHTEAALLNAVNMTKEEAGRAFGNPEVYMEKFLEKPRHVEIQILADTHGNAIWLGERDCSMQRRHQKVIEEAPAPGIDRRLIAKIGERCAEACRKIGYRGAGTFEFLYEDGEFFFIEMNTRVQVEHPVTEMITGVDIVQEQIRIAAGLKLSYRQKDIVFRGHAIECRLNAEDPFKFTPSPGRIGSFHMPGGPGIRVDSHAYSGYMVPSNYDSMIGKLISYGNTREQAIRRMQIALSEMVIDGITTNVPLHRELMLDPNFIEGGTSIHYLEHRLEEQAASRGKP; encoded by the coding sequence ATGTTCGATAAGATTCTGATTGCCAATCGCGGAGAGATCGCTCTCCGTATCCAACGCGCGTGCCGCGAGTTGGGAATTAAAACTGTTGTGGTGTACTCCACAGCAGACAAAGAAGCTAAATATGTGAAGCTGGCAGACGAGGCTGTTTGCATTGGGCCTGCGCCTTCACCATTAAGCTATCTCAATATGCCTGCGATTATTTCCGCGGCGGAAGTCACAGATGCCGAGGCGATTCATCCGGGTTACGGCTTCCTCTCTGAAAATGCCGACTTTGCAGAGCGCGTTGAGAAATCCGGCTTTGCCTTTATTGGACCTACAGCAGCATCCATTCGACTCATGGGTGACAAAGTTTCCGCCAAACGCGCCATGATTAAAGCTGGTGTTCCTTGTGTTCCGGGATCTGAGGGGGCCTTACCGGACAATCCAAAAGAAATTATTGCCACGGCAAAACGCGTTGGCTACCCAGTGATCATCAAAGCCGCTGGCGGCGGTGGTGGTCGCGGAATGCGGGTTGTTCATACAGAAGCTGCATTGCTCAATGCCGTAAACATGACTAAAGAAGAAGCTGGTCGTGCGTTCGGCAATCCTGAAGTCTATATGGAGAAGTTTCTAGAGAAACCTCGCCATGTGGAAATTCAGATTCTGGCTGATACCCATGGCAATGCCATTTGGTTGGGTGAGCGCGATTGCTCTATGCAACGTCGCCATCAAAAAGTGATTGAGGAAGCACCTGCTCCAGGCATCGATCGCCGTTTAATCGCCAAAATTGGTGAGCGCTGCGCAGAGGCATGCAGAAAAATTGGTTATCGCGGTGCAGGAACCTTTGAGTTCCTCTATGAAGATGGCGAATTCTTCTTTATCGAGATGAATACCCGTGTTCAAGTTGAGCACCCCGTCACCGAAATGATTACAGGCGTCGATATTGTTCAAGAGCAAATTCGCATCGCTGCTGGACTCAAATTAAGCTATCGCCAAAAAGATATCGTCTTCCGTGGCCATGCTATTGAGTGCCGCCTCAATGCGGAAGATCCATTTAAGTTCACACCAAGTCCAGGCCGCATTGGTTCTTTCCATATGCCTGGAGGCCCTGGAATTCGCGTTGATTCCCATGCCTATAGCGGCTATATGGTTCCATCGAACTACGATTCAATGATTGGCAAGCTGATTTCCTATGGCAATACTCGTGAACAAGCGATTCGCCGTATGCAAATCGCTCTCTCTGAGATGGTGATTGATGGCATCACTACGAATGTTCCTTTGCATCGTGAACTCATGCTCGACCCGAACTTCATCGAAGGCGGAACGAGCATTCACTACCTTGAACATCGTCTTGAAGAGCAAGCCGCTAGTCGCGGCAAGCCTTAA
- the accB gene encoding acetyl-CoA carboxylase biotin carboxyl carrier protein encodes MDLRKLKTLIDLVSESGISELEVNEGEDRVRIVNAGSPAQAGQVVYAAPAPAIQAAAPAATVATAATPVAEEAPTETGFVSRSPMVGTFYRAPNPESPNFVNIGDTVKVGQTLCIIEAMKLLNEIESEKDGVIKQILCENGQGVEFDQPLFIIA; translated from the coding sequence ATGGATTTGAGAAAACTAAAAACCTTAATTGACCTCGTTTCTGAATCAGGCATCTCTGAATTAGAAGTGAATGAAGGCGAAGATCGCGTACGTATTGTTAATGCTGGCTCACCCGCTCAAGCCGGGCAAGTGGTTTACGCTGCTCCAGCACCTGCAATTCAAGCGGCAGCCCCTGCGGCGACAGTTGCAACTGCAGCCACACCGGTTGCCGAAGAAGCTCCTACTGAAACAGGTTTTGTATCTCGCTCACCAATGGTGGGGACCTTCTATCGCGCACCAAACCCAGAATCTCCAAACTTTGTAAATATTGGCGACACTGTCAAAGTGGGTCAAACCCTCTGCATCATTGAGGCAATGAAGCTCCTCAATGAAATTGAATCTGAAAAAGATGGTGTGATTAAGCAAATTCTCTGTGAGAACGGTCAAGGTGTTGAATTCGACCAGCCACTATTCATCATTGCTTAA
- the aroQ gene encoding type II 3-dehydroquinate dehydratase, with amino-acid sequence MSKNTSILVIQGPNLNLLGTREPEVYGKTTLEDIHTKLGAIAKSQSIDLSTFQSNHEGELIDRIQKAKQDGVDFIIINPGAFTHTSVALRDALAGVAIPFTEVHLSNIHQREEFRKHSYLSDIATGVICGLGAIGYELALQAAIARLHK; translated from the coding sequence ATGTCGAAAAATACTTCAATTCTTGTCATTCAGGGTCCAAACCTCAATCTTCTAGGAACTCGTGAACCAGAGGTTTACGGCAAAACTACCCTGGAAGACATTCATACAAAGCTTGGCGCAATCGCCAAATCCCAGTCTATTGATCTTTCTACCTTTCAAAGCAATCATGAAGGTGAATTAATTGATCGCATTCAGAAGGCCAAACAAGATGGCGTCGATTTCATCATCATCAACCCAGGCGCTTTTACACATACTAGTGTTGCCCTGCGCGATGCCTTAGCTGGCGTTGCTATTCCGTTTACTGAAGTCCATTTGTCCAATATTCATCAGCGCGAAGAATTCCGTAAGCACTCTTATTTGTCAGATATCGCTACAGGCGTGATCTGTGGATTGGGTGCAATTGGGTATGAATTAGCGCTACAAGCAGCCATTGCCCGTTTACACAAATAA
- a CDS encoding TlpA disulfide reductase family protein, with product MNRRQWIYIAGISLVALLLGVLTSQWIYKTGLASEPAIKAFFANSWKTPDGKSVDTENWRGKVLVVNFWASWCPPCVEEMPTLDKLQQEFSSKNVLFVGIGIDSPSNIREFLQKTPVSYPIVIGGLEGSNLSKQMGNTQGALPYTIIINAGGKAISSKLGKISEEELRSAIKSAL from the coding sequence GTGAATCGAAGACAGTGGATTTATATAGCCGGAATTAGCCTAGTGGCACTCTTATTAGGAGTTCTCACTTCCCAATGGATTTATAAAACAGGTTTGGCCAGCGAGCCTGCGATCAAGGCTTTTTTTGCCAATTCCTGGAAAACGCCTGACGGAAAATCCGTAGATACGGAGAATTGGCGTGGAAAAGTGCTCGTTGTGAACTTTTGGGCCTCCTGGTGCCCGCCTTGTGTAGAAGAAATGCCTACTTTGGATAAGTTACAGCAAGAATTTTCTTCGAAAAATGTCTTATTTGTCGGTATCGGTATCGATTCACCCTCTAATATTCGTGAATTTCTTCAAAAAACCCCTGTTTCGTACCCGATTGTCATTGGTGGCCTGGAGGGAAGCAATTTATCCAAACAAATGGGCAACACTCAAGGCGCGCTTCCATACACCATTATTATTAATGCAGGTGGCAAGGCTATCAGCAGTAAATTAGGAAAGATAAGCGAAGAAGAGCTCAGAAGCGCTATTAAATCTGCTTTATAA
- the mpl gene encoding UDP-N-acetylmuramate:L-alanyl-gamma-D-glutamyl-meso-diaminopimelate ligase: protein MHIHILGICGTFMGGIAAIARQAGHRVTGCDANVYPPMSTQLEAQGIELIEGFSPDQLLQFETMPDLFVVGNVVSRGNPLMEAILNQGLPYTSGPQWLGEQVLFGRHVLAVAGTHGKTTTSAMLAWILEFNNYKPGYLIGGVPLNFTVSARLGDSQYFVIEADEYDTAFFDKRSKFVHYRPRTALLNNLEFDHADIFADLVAIETQFHHLVRTVPSGGLIVVNGEEPALERVIARGAWAPVEKFGQDKQNAWSLISQAGDGFIVLQNGKEVATVQWAPDSGVMGRHNQLNALAAIASANHIGISPADAARALAAFKNVKRRLEMIGVANDITVYDDFAHHPTAITTTVDGLRRRVGQSRILAVLEPRSNTMKLGVMKAQLPASLEAADKVFAYGASTGKESLGWDLNEVLSPLNTQEKNRATAYDDLAALVAAVTKEAQPGDHILVMSNGGFGGVHQKILAAIKEKAE from the coding sequence ATGCATATTCATATCTTGGGCATTTGCGGTACTTTCATGGGGGGCATTGCCGCAATCGCTCGGCAGGCTGGACATCGCGTTACTGGCTGTGACGCCAACGTGTATCCACCAATGAGCACGCAGCTCGAGGCGCAGGGCATAGAGCTCATTGAAGGATTCTCGCCCGATCAATTATTACAGTTTGAGACGATGCCTGATTTATTTGTAGTTGGCAACGTCGTCTCCCGTGGCAATCCTTTGATGGAGGCCATCCTCAATCAAGGTTTGCCTTACACCTCTGGGCCTCAATGGTTGGGTGAGCAAGTATTGTTTGGTAGACATGTTTTGGCGGTTGCTGGAACTCACGGCAAAACGACGACTTCAGCAATGCTGGCCTGGATTCTGGAATTTAACAATTACAAGCCAGGCTATTTAATTGGCGGGGTACCGCTGAATTTCACGGTCTCGGCACGCTTGGGAGATAGTCAGTATTTCGTTATTGAGGCCGATGAATACGACACTGCATTTTTCGATAAGCGCAGTAAGTTTGTTCACTACCGCCCGCGTACCGCTTTATTAAATAACCTTGAGTTTGATCATGCGGATATTTTTGCCGATCTTGTGGCAATTGAAACGCAGTTCCATCATCTCGTTCGTACCGTTCCTAGTGGCGGTTTGATAGTGGTGAACGGTGAAGAGCCTGCCTTGGAGAGAGTGATTGCGCGAGGTGCTTGGGCGCCCGTAGAAAAGTTTGGCCAAGACAAACAAAATGCATGGTCTTTGATTTCACAAGCGGGCGATGGCTTTATCGTTTTGCAGAACGGCAAGGAAGTAGCCACTGTTCAGTGGGCTCCAGACTCTGGCGTGATGGGTCGACATAATCAATTGAACGCATTAGCTGCAATCGCTTCCGCCAATCACATCGGCATTTCTCCGGCAGATGCAGCGCGTGCTTTGGCTGCATTTAAAAATGTAAAACGTCGCCTTGAGATGATTGGTGTGGCAAATGACATTACTGTTTACGATGATTTTGCGCATCATCCAACAGCGATCACGACTACTGTCGATGGTTTACGTCGCCGTGTTGGTCAGTCACGTATCTTGGCAGTACTTGAGCCTCGGTCAAATACGATGAAACTTGGTGTGATGAAAGCGCAACTTCCGGCTAGTTTGGAGGCTGCTGACAAAGTCTTCGCCTACGGAGCCAGTACCGGTAAAGAATCTTTGGGTTGGGACTTGAATGAGGTCCTATCACCACTGAATACTCAAGAAAAGAATCGCGCCACAGCCTATGATGACTTGGCGGCATTGGTAGCTGCGGTTACTAAAGAGGCGCAGCCTGGCGATCATATTTTGGTCATGAGCAATGGTGGTTTCGGTGGAGTACATCAAAAGATATTGGCTGCAATTAAAGAGAAAGCTGAGTAA
- the fabG gene encoding 3-oxoacyl-ACP reductase FabG: MRLKDKVAIITGAAKGIGFATAKRFAQEGAKVMIADISPEALKAACEQIPGAEAYVMNVTDRASIQATVDQVMQRHGRIDILINNAGITQDARLVKMTEAQFDTVIDVNLKGVFNCTQLVVPHMLEAGKGAVVNASSVVGIYGNFGQTNYSATKFGVIGFTKTWARELGAKGIRVNAVCPGFIATEMVKAMPENILQDIEKRSWLGRLGTPEEMANVYLFLASDEASYVNGVALEASGGISL, encoded by the coding sequence ATGAGATTAAAAGATAAAGTAGCCATCATTACCGGTGCCGCAAAAGGAATTGGGTTTGCTACTGCAAAGCGATTTGCCCAAGAGGGCGCCAAGGTGATGATTGCGGATATCAGCCCAGAAGCCCTGAAAGCGGCCTGTGAGCAGATTCCTGGTGCCGAAGCCTATGTGATGAATGTGACTGATCGTGCCAGTATTCAGGCAACAGTCGATCAAGTCATGCAACGCCATGGACGCATCGATATTTTGATTAACAACGCTGGCATCACTCAAGACGCACGCTTGGTCAAAATGACGGAGGCACAATTTGATACTGTCATTGACGTCAATCTCAAGGGTGTTTTCAACTGTACGCAGCTAGTCGTTCCACATATGTTGGAGGCTGGTAAAGGCGCGGTAGTTAACGCGTCTAGCGTCGTTGGAATCTACGGAAACTTTGGTCAAACCAATTACTCGGCAACTAAGTTTGGAGTGATCGGATTTACTAAAACCTGGGCGCGTGAATTGGGCGCCAAAGGTATTCGTGTAAATGCTGTCTGCCCAGGATTTATCGCTACCGAGATGGTGAAGGCGATGCCTGAAAATATTTTGCAAGATATTGAAAAGCGTAGTTGGCTTGGTCGCTTGGGTACACCCGAAGAGATGGCGAATGTCTATTTATTTCTAGCAAGCGATGAAGCGAGTTATGTGAACGGTGTTGCGCTTGAGGCCAGTGGCGGAATTTCTCTCTAA
- a CDS encoding ribonuclease catalytic domain-containing protein, translating to MHLLYEEGGDIKVATVQSASGSGDAESWQATSLSGKKIKLKAKEVWLRFEKPEPQALMDEANLLSKEIDLQFLWDCAPEEEFGLVDVAQEYFGAQATVPQQTGLAIALQGAPVFFRRKGRGRFQRAPLEQLQAGLAALERKQKELEQQAAWQQELVSGVFPEALKSQANQLLFSPDKNTSAYKALISACTESGESPAQLMIRCGAIDSPLQYHQGMFLKAHFPGGSAHDASAVVDQAALEAAISDLPLADVAAFSIDDSGTTEIDDALSVTALSEGGYRIGIHIAAPGLAIAKDDVLDRIARTRMSTVYFPGDKITMLPDAVIAQFSLDEGAPRPALSIYVDIDAQGVVDKESLQLRAEMVPMASNLRLENLEHQVTEASLMDEGSDFPYRQELNVLWSAAKLLHAGRQEQRVANGLRAEQLGVLDSNALARDFHFQIKEHEGVQRVDITPRQRGSILDTIVAEWMIYCNSASGRLLADHGLPGLFRTQKGWGPLRTRMQTTPGPHEGLGLDYYAWCTSPLRRYSDLVNQWQLLALAKHGITAKMVAPFPPRDATLMGIAADFESCYQAYGEYQDRLEKYWCLRWIVQDGDSKSVFVRHLKEGMSRVEPIPLHLPVPELATHPRMTRAEVMISDVDLLQLTAGVRVLQIESPEVLESNATPT from the coding sequence ATGCATCTTTTATATGAAGAAGGTGGTGACATCAAGGTTGCCACGGTCCAGTCCGCCTCCGGGTCTGGAGATGCTGAGTCCTGGCAGGCGACAAGTCTCTCTGGTAAGAAGATCAAACTCAAAGCAAAAGAAGTCTGGTTGCGTTTTGAAAAGCCAGAGCCTCAGGCGCTCATGGATGAGGCCAATCTTCTTTCTAAGGAAATTGATTTGCAGTTTCTGTGGGACTGCGCCCCGGAGGAAGAGTTTGGCTTAGTAGATGTGGCGCAGGAATACTTTGGCGCTCAAGCCACGGTGCCTCAACAGACTGGCTTGGCGATTGCTTTACAAGGCGCGCCGGTCTTCTTTCGTCGCAAGGGGCGAGGACGTTTTCAACGTGCGCCGTTGGAGCAGTTGCAAGCGGGTCTAGCTGCGCTCGAACGCAAGCAAAAAGAATTAGAGCAACAAGCAGCTTGGCAACAAGAGTTGGTGTCTGGAGTGTTTCCTGAGGCGCTAAAGTCACAAGCCAACCAGCTACTCTTCTCGCCGGATAAAAATACTTCTGCATATAAAGCATTAATCTCCGCCTGCACAGAGTCTGGCGAATCGCCCGCGCAACTCATGATTCGCTGTGGCGCGATTGATTCGCCCTTGCAATATCACCAAGGAATGTTCTTAAAGGCGCATTTCCCAGGCGGCTCTGCTCATGATGCGTCTGCAGTAGTTGATCAGGCAGCCTTAGAAGCGGCCATTTCTGATTTGCCTCTTGCGGATGTTGCTGCGTTTTCGATTGATGATTCCGGCACCACTGAAATCGATGATGCGTTGTCGGTGACAGCCTTATCAGAAGGTGGGTATCGGATTGGCATTCATATTGCCGCCCCTGGTCTAGCGATTGCAAAAGATGATGTCTTGGATCGCATCGCGCGTACCCGCATGTCTACAGTCTATTTTCCAGGCGATAAGATTACGATGTTGCCCGATGCGGTGATTGCACAGTTCTCTCTGGATGAGGGCGCCCCTCGACCTGCTTTATCTATTTATGTAGATATTGATGCGCAGGGCGTTGTTGATAAAGAATCTCTTCAGTTGCGCGCGGAAATGGTGCCAATGGCCTCCAATCTTCGCCTTGAGAACCTAGAGCATCAAGTGACTGAAGCCAGTTTGATGGATGAGGGTTCAGACTTTCCATATCGTCAGGAACTGAATGTCTTGTGGTCTGCCGCCAAGCTATTGCATGCGGGGCGCCAAGAGCAGCGCGTGGCGAATGGTTTGCGCGCCGAGCAATTAGGCGTGCTGGATTCGAATGCTTTGGCGAGAGATTTTCATTTTCAGATTAAAGAGCATGAAGGGGTGCAGAGAGTCGATATCACGCCACGTCAGCGAGGATCGATCTTGGATACGATCGTTGCTGAGTGGATGATTTATTGCAATAGCGCTTCGGGACGCTTACTAGCTGATCATGGTTTACCTGGGCTCTTTCGCACTCAAAAGGGTTGGGGTCCTTTGCGTACTCGTATGCAAACCACTCCAGGTCCTCACGAAGGTTTAGGTTTGGATTACTACGCGTGGTGCACATCGCCACTGCGTCGTTACTCTGACTTGGTGAATCAATGGCAGCTCCTTGCTTTGGCGAAACACGGTATTACCGCCAAAATGGTTGCACCGTTTCCACCACGGGATGCGACCTTAATGGGTATTGCCGCTGATTTTGAGTCTTGCTATCAAGCCTATGGCGAATATCAAGATCGACTCGAAAAATATTGGTGTTTACGTTGGATCGTGCAGGATGGTGATTCAAAATCAGTTTTTGTAAGACACCTCAAAGAAGGGATGTCGCGTGTTGAGCCAATACCTTTGCATTTGCCAGTTCCTGAACTTGCTACCCATCCACGTATGACTCGTGCGGAAGTCATGATTTCCGATGTGGATCTTCTGCAATTAACGGCTGGGGTGCGCGTTCTTCAGATTGAGTCTCCTGAGGTTCTTGAGAGTAATGCAACTCCCACCTAA
- a CDS encoding energy transducer TonB, which yields MQLPPKLTQSLEYMQGAWRRYPFRFALCVSLLLHLIFLSFRWGMSEVQNRRLNTPLSVVLVNASNQVAPKQANQLAQADLHGGGNTSNQDATAVHRARLGAEARLEILEKQQKQMLAKLDAQQGQSGGRKSGDEKKLAQQLNSLEAELAKRLQANGREPRRKVLTGASTKAVVFAQYYDAMRQKIEAYGSAFFPRANGRPLYGSLVIVVSVDAQGRIANNAQGKDGLSIGRSSGNPELDRQALAIVRASAPFGPFPMEMRNQIDILDWISTFEFARDGSDRLELRH from the coding sequence ATGCAACTCCCACCTAAGCTCACGCAGTCTCTGGAATATATGCAGGGCGCTTGGCGACGCTACCCATTTCGCTTTGCACTGTGCGTGTCTCTATTGCTTCACTTGATCTTTCTGTCTTTCCGCTGGGGGATGAGTGAAGTTCAAAATCGTCGCCTGAATACGCCATTAAGCGTGGTGCTAGTAAATGCCAGTAATCAAGTGGCTCCGAAGCAGGCGAATCAATTGGCTCAGGCAGATCTTCATGGAGGGGGCAATACCTCCAACCAAGATGCTACAGCCGTACATCGAGCAAGACTTGGTGCGGAGGCGCGTTTAGAGATTTTGGAAAAGCAGCAAAAGCAAATGTTGGCAAAGTTGGATGCGCAGCAGGGGCAATCGGGTGGTCGCAAGAGCGGAGATGAAAAGAAACTTGCGCAACAATTGAATTCCCTAGAGGCCGAACTGGCAAAGCGTTTACAAGCCAATGGTCGTGAGCCACGTCGCAAGGTGTTAACTGGTGCCAGTACAAAAGCGGTTGTATTTGCCCAGTACTATGACGCTATGCGTCAGAAAATAGAGGCCTACGGTAGCGCTTTCTTTCCACGTGCTAATGGCCGACCTTTGTATGGCAGCTTGGTGATTGTGGTGAGTGTGGATGCGCAAGGACGCATTGCCAACAATGCGCAAGGTAAGGACGGCTTGAGTATTGGGCGAAGTTCAGGAAACCCTGAGTTAGACCGACAGGCTTTAGCAATTGTGCGAGCCTCTGCGCCTTTTGGTCCATTCCCTATGGAAATGCGCAATCAGATTGATATCTTGGATTGGATTTCTACCTTTGAGTTCGCGCGAGATGGGTCTGACCGCCTAGAGCTACGCCATTAA